In a genomic window of Occallatibacter riparius:
- a CDS encoding 1-(5-phosphoribosyl)-5-[(5-phosphoribosylamino)methylideneamino]imidazole-4-carboxamide isomerase yields MLIPSIDLLGGRIVQLVQGEKLRLAFDDFEYWIRKFSRFPLVQLIDLDAAMRSGDNSELVKRIARRLPCQVGGGIHSIERARHVLENGARRVIIGSALFSVSGVNSGFASELSDAVGSEHLVAGIDTKGGRIAVKGWKEQVAFTADEAIPQLEPFVSSFLYTHVDGEGLMGGFPIETARRLRGLTQRHLIVAGGIRSQQEIDTLDALHVDAVAGMAVYTEVLAV; encoded by the coding sequence ATGCTGATTCCATCTATCGATCTGCTCGGCGGACGTATTGTTCAATTGGTCCAAGGCGAGAAGCTCCGCCTGGCTTTCGACGACTTTGAATACTGGATCCGGAAGTTTTCTCGTTTCCCGCTCGTGCAGCTCATCGATCTGGATGCCGCTATGCGGTCCGGTGATAATTCGGAACTCGTGAAGCGGATTGCGCGGCGCCTGCCATGTCAGGTTGGAGGAGGTATTCACTCCATTGAACGCGCGCGACACGTGCTGGAAAACGGCGCCAGGCGCGTCATCATCGGTTCGGCACTTTTCTCTGTTTCAGGTGTTAACTCCGGCTTTGCGTCAGAGTTGTCAGACGCGGTCGGGTCAGAACATCTGGTGGCGGGCATCGACACCAAGGGGGGGCGCATTGCGGTCAAAGGCTGGAAGGAGCAGGTCGCCTTTACGGCTGACGAGGCGATTCCGCAATTGGAGCCGTTCGTCTCATCCTTTCTCTACACGCATGTGGATGGAGAAGGCCTCATGGGCGGCTTCCCAATCGAGACAGCCCGACGCCTGCGTGGCCTGACGCAGCGACACCTCATCGTGGCAGGCGGAATTAGAAGTCAGCAGGAGATCGATACGCTGGATGCGCTGCACGTTGACGCCGTGGCCGGAATGGCAGTTTACACCGAAGTGCTTGCCGTGTAG
- the hisF gene encoding imidazole glycerol phosphate synthase subunit HisF, whose product MLTKRIIACLDVHAGRVVKGVQFVDLVDAGDPAALAARHAQEGADEIVLLDITATHEGRKTLLDTVQRTARELFVPFTVGGGIRTASDAEQVFEAGADKVSINSAALANPSLIESIGRSFGAQAVVVAIDARRDPAAADPVRNAQVFVQGGRKPSGRRVVEWAREAEARGAGEILLTSMDSDGTRNGFDCELTAAVSESVSIPVIASGGAGTVAHFADVFARGKADAALAASIFHFGVSSARSLKQELAASGVPVRLPC is encoded by the coding sequence ATGCTGACCAAACGCATTATCGCCTGCCTCGACGTTCACGCTGGACGCGTGGTGAAAGGCGTGCAGTTCGTCGATCTCGTGGACGCCGGTGACCCTGCCGCTCTTGCGGCCCGTCACGCGCAGGAAGGCGCGGATGAGATCGTGCTGCTCGATATTACGGCTACCCATGAGGGGCGGAAGACGTTGCTCGATACAGTTCAGCGAACTGCGCGCGAACTCTTCGTCCCGTTTACTGTCGGGGGAGGTATTCGGACTGCCTCCGATGCGGAACAGGTGTTCGAAGCAGGGGCAGACAAGGTCAGCATCAATTCCGCGGCACTGGCGAACCCATCGCTGATTGAGTCGATAGGCCGGAGTTTCGGTGCACAGGCGGTGGTCGTTGCGATCGATGCGCGGCGGGACCCAGCTGCCGCGGATCCTGTTCGGAATGCGCAGGTGTTTGTGCAAGGCGGGCGCAAGCCCTCAGGACGTCGTGTAGTTGAGTGGGCGCGCGAAGCCGAAGCGCGGGGTGCAGGCGAGATCCTACTTACCTCGATGGATTCGGACGGAACGCGCAACGGATTCGATTGCGAGCTGACGGCCGCGGTGAGTGAATCGGTAAGCATTCCGGTCATCGCATCGGGCGGCGCAGGAACGGTTGCGCACTTTGCAGATGTGTTTGCGCGCGGCAAGGCTGATGCGGCTTTGGCCGCGAGCATCTTCCATTTCGGCGTGTCCAGCGCCAGATCGCTCAAGCAAGAACTTGCCGCTTCAGGAGTTCCAGTGAGGTTGCCATGCTGA
- the hisH gene encoding imidazole glycerol phosphate synthase subunit HisH, translated as MRVTVIDYKAGNLTSVVKALRHLGADVEVTDHDLSMIGSAERLVLPGVGHFSATRLLDATGMTSAIRAAVDRAVPFLGICVGMQWLYAGSTEAPECLGLSHFSGSCERFRECGQKVPHVGWNAITPRIGSRLLAGVAAGEHVYFTHSYRAPISADTCAVTNYIDDFAAAVERDNVMGVQFHPEKSSATGLRILRNFLDWTPNGEAC; from the coding sequence ATGCGCGTCACTGTCATTGACTACAAGGCCGGGAACCTCACCTCGGTGGTGAAGGCGTTGCGCCACCTGGGTGCAGACGTCGAGGTGACTGACCACGATCTCTCGATGATCGGCTCTGCGGAACGGCTCGTCCTTCCGGGGGTTGGCCACTTCTCTGCGACCCGGCTTCTGGATGCGACAGGTATGACTTCCGCAATTCGTGCTGCGGTTGATCGTGCAGTTCCTTTCCTTGGTATTTGCGTCGGCATGCAGTGGCTCTATGCTGGATCGACGGAAGCGCCGGAGTGTCTTGGCCTGAGCCATTTCTCCGGGTCGTGCGAACGCTTCCGCGAGTGTGGACAGAAAGTTCCCCACGTTGGATGGAATGCAATCACTCCGCGCATCGGATCACGGCTTCTCGCCGGCGTCGCGGCCGGAGAACACGTTTACTTTACGCATTCTTACCGCGCGCCTATCTCTGCCGATACGTGCGCCGTCACTAACTACATTGACGACTTCGCGGCCGCCGTCGAACGTGACAACGTGATGGGCGTCCAGTTTCATCCGGAAAAGTCGTCCGCAACCGGCCTTCGCATCTTGCGCAATTTTCTTGATTGGACTCCGAACGGAGAAGCATGCTGA
- the hisB gene encoding imidazoleglycerol-phosphate dehydratase HisB yields MTTKKSPASAPKTQTALRSAQFERNTTETRIAIQLTIEGSGRYEVGTGIRFFDHMLELFTRHGAFDLTLKCDGDLDVDQHHTVEDVGIALGEAFDRALGDKRGILRAGYFLMPMDETLAIAAVDLSGRAAFAVDSKVRTRLVGDLQTELVTDFFEGFARGARANVHVKTMYGRSNHHKIEAIFKAFARAMRVACSRDKQLGEMLPSTKGLL; encoded by the coding sequence ATGACGACGAAGAAGAGTCCCGCTTCGGCACCCAAAACGCAAACGGCCCTGCGCTCCGCTCAGTTTGAGCGCAATACGACGGAGACGCGCATCGCGATCCAACTCACAATCGAGGGCAGCGGCCGGTACGAGGTCGGCACGGGCATTCGTTTCTTCGACCACATGCTCGAGCTGTTTACGCGTCACGGAGCTTTCGACCTGACGCTCAAATGCGATGGCGATCTCGACGTGGATCAGCATCACACGGTTGAGGACGTGGGTATCGCTTTGGGTGAAGCATTTGATCGCGCACTCGGCGACAAGCGCGGGATATTGAGGGCTGGCTACTTCCTCATGCCGATGGATGAGACGCTCGCTATCGCGGCCGTTGATCTGAGTGGCCGTGCCGCGTTCGCAGTCGATAGCAAAGTGCGGACACGACTCGTGGGCGATCTACAGACGGAGTTGGTGACGGATTTCTTCGAGGGATTTGCGCGTGGGGCACGGGCCAACGTGCATGTCAAAACAATGTACGGGCGGTCAAATCATCATAAGATCGAAGCCATCTTCAAGGCGTTCGCGCGTGCGATGCGCGTTGCATGCAGCCGCGACAAACAACTCGGCGAGATGTTGCCATCGACGAAGGGCCTGCTCTGA
- the hisC gene encoding histidinol-phosphate transaminase, which produces MGDVTATAGPQPRARVQAMKEYHPPLGCRDALRLDFNENTIACSPAVREVLSQISAGDLTRYPERETVEAQVAQHLRVTPEQVLLTNGVDEAIHVLFQTFLDSGDELLLPVPTYTMYEVYASATDARIVTVQAGDDLVFPFKALLDGISPRTKVIALANPNSPSGSVITREQIITIAQRAPHAVILVDEAYFHFYGETAIDLLNSIPNLVVARTFSKAYGLAGLRVGVLAGSAEQMKWMRRVISPYSVNSVALACIPAALNDTDYLNWYVGEVLAARKEFESAIDAAGLRRWSSQANFVLAYIGSEHRDFVRRMNSAGVLVRDRSNDPGCDGCVRVTIGTREQMRLAAEVLKEVIGLMRNGKEKEA; this is translated from the coding sequence ATGGGTGACGTAACCGCAACTGCCGGGCCTCAACCTCGAGCACGTGTCCAAGCCATGAAGGAGTATCATCCTCCGCTTGGCTGCCGCGATGCTCTGCGGCTGGATTTCAACGAAAATACAATCGCGTGTTCACCGGCAGTGCGCGAAGTGCTGAGCCAGATTTCGGCAGGCGACCTCACGCGCTATCCAGAGCGTGAAACTGTCGAAGCGCAGGTCGCCCAACATCTGCGCGTTACGCCGGAGCAAGTTCTTCTCACAAATGGCGTGGATGAAGCCATACACGTACTGTTCCAAACATTCCTGGATTCCGGCGATGAGTTGCTGCTGCCTGTGCCGACGTACACGATGTACGAGGTGTATGCATCTGCAACGGACGCGAGGATCGTAACCGTGCAGGCCGGCGATGACCTGGTGTTTCCATTCAAGGCATTGCTAGATGGGATCTCGCCACGTACGAAAGTGATTGCGCTTGCCAACCCCAACAGCCCCTCCGGCAGTGTGATTACGCGTGAACAGATCATAACCATAGCTCAGCGAGCGCCGCACGCGGTGATTCTCGTGGACGAAGCTTACTTCCACTTCTACGGCGAGACAGCTATCGACCTTCTCAATTCGATACCGAACCTCGTGGTTGCGCGTACGTTCTCGAAGGCCTACGGCCTTGCCGGCCTGCGCGTAGGGGTTCTGGCGGGATCAGCGGAGCAGATGAAGTGGATGCGCCGTGTGATCTCTCCCTACAGCGTGAATTCCGTTGCTCTTGCGTGTATTCCGGCTGCATTGAACGACACCGATTATCTGAACTGGTATGTCGGAGAGGTCCTTGCTGCTCGAAAGGAGTTTGAGTCTGCTATCGACGCAGCCGGGCTTCGCAGATGGTCGAGCCAGGCCAATTTTGTGCTTGCTTATATAGGATCGGAACACCGCGATTTTGTTCGCCGAATGAACTCCGCCGGGGTGCTGGTGCGCGACAGGAGCAACGATCCCGGCTGTGATGGCTGTGTTCGCGTCACGATCGGCACGCGCGAACAGATGCGGCTCGCTGCAGAGGTTCTCAAAGAGGTGATCGGCCTGATGCGCAACGGCAAGGAGAAGGAAGCATGA
- the hisD gene encoding histidinol dehydrogenase, producing the protein MKLIRTFGRSRQSAAELIATLEVRGGAALDTVMPAVSRIVSSVRNQGDRALLRYGREFDGLPGAESLRVTREEMAEAWERIEPALRTALSTAAEQIRSFAEKQMPQSWTETSADGLTRGQVVRPIGAVGCYVPSGRHPLPSTLLMTAIPAQVAGVPRVVAISPRPAVEALAAAHLLGISEFYRIGGAHGIAALAYGTASIPRVEKIVGPGNLYVTAAKRTVAFDCAIDMLAGPTEIVVTSEKGRPAEIASDLVAQAEHDPEALAIFITSREELARTVMTEVKDRARSNPVAKESLQRNGVVLLTATPAEARDLTNRIAPEHLTVDSFADLSWVQSAGSVFVGRWSAQPMGDYISGPNHTLPTGGMARVRGGLSVNDFVKLITVQEYTSASMRELGPEAFLLARAEGLVGHAEAILVRLSKPRKSRSSNG; encoded by the coding sequence GCCGAGTTGATCGCGACGCTCGAAGTGCGTGGGGGTGCTGCGCTCGATACGGTGATGCCCGCCGTGAGCCGCATTGTCTCGTCGGTCCGAAACCAGGGCGATCGCGCTTTGCTGCGCTATGGTCGCGAGTTCGATGGCTTGCCTGGCGCTGAATCACTTCGCGTCACGCGCGAAGAGATGGCGGAGGCATGGGAGCGCATCGAGCCCGCTCTCAGAACGGCACTGAGCACGGCCGCGGAACAGATCCGCAGCTTTGCCGAGAAGCAGATGCCGCAGTCGTGGACTGAAACATCCGCCGACGGGTTGACCAGAGGCCAAGTCGTCAGGCCGATCGGAGCGGTTGGATGCTACGTTCCCAGCGGGCGGCACCCCTTACCCTCAACCTTGCTGATGACAGCGATACCGGCACAGGTCGCGGGCGTTCCGCGGGTTGTGGCCATATCGCCTCGCCCGGCGGTTGAAGCTTTGGCTGCCGCGCATCTGCTGGGCATCTCGGAGTTCTACCGCATTGGTGGGGCGCATGGAATTGCGGCTCTCGCTTATGGCACTGCGTCCATCCCGCGGGTCGAAAAAATCGTGGGGCCGGGCAATCTCTACGTCACGGCGGCAAAACGAACGGTTGCGTTCGACTGTGCGATTGACATGCTTGCTGGGCCGACAGAAATCGTTGTCACCAGTGAAAAGGGCCGGCCCGCTGAGATAGCTTCCGATCTCGTCGCGCAGGCCGAGCACGATCCCGAGGCGCTGGCCATCTTCATCACCTCACGCGAAGAGCTTGCCCGGACAGTGATGACGGAAGTAAAGGATCGCGCGAGGAGTAATCCCGTTGCGAAAGAGTCTCTGCAAAGGAATGGCGTGGTTCTCCTCACAGCGACACCGGCTGAGGCTCGCGATCTAACAAACAGGATCGCACCCGAGCATCTCACCGTCGATTCTTTTGCTGATCTCTCATGGGTTCAGAGCGCGGGTTCGGTGTTCGTGGGCCGCTGGTCGGCGCAACCAATGGGTGATTACATCTCCGGGCCGAACCACACTCTGCCCACGGGCGGCATGGCGCGTGTTCGCGGTGGCCTCAGCGTGAATGACTTTGTGAAGCTGATTACGGTGCAGGAGTACACATCCGCCTCAATGCGCGAGCTTGGACCGGAGGCATTTCTACTCGCGCGGGCTGAAGGCCTGGTTGGGCACGCAGAGGCGATTCTGGTGAGACTATCGAAGCCCCGGAAATCGAGGAGTTCCAATGGGTGA